Proteins from a single region of Catenulispora acidiphila DSM 44928:
- a CDS encoding helix-turn-helix transcriptional regulator, translating into MKDAPAILGRQQTLEKCMAALAAGGGVLVSGPAGIGKSALLDAIGSACAAAGQLVLRSASAAAESWLPYLGLYDLFSDAVASRPEVVPYHLRPAFDGVLMRTVPDGAATDQLAIRVAVVEALRALSAERPVLLILDDVNCLDSATAEVLAFAVRRRQGSRVRVLAAERLSEGQEPTWWGLLPEDAVEIALGNLPGPVVSELLRTRLGLRPTDKLSQRIRDASDGNPFYALELGRAALRSGTVVQPGDPLQVPERLRGLLADRLHALPQAARDALLLISTAARPPRELLAGHEWGLSQALASGIIVSGRDLEPRFAHPLLREIVYADADLEARQECHAKLAHAHDDPLERARHHALATSEATEELAAELEEAARIAVHRGAPGTAAELYRMAAERTPTAGGGRETSTHADPGAPVATETDTVSVTSTANGSSGVSGVSGAAGISRASAGSSAHPSGSGAASDSDDQPGDAGDAGGTGSADSRDLDGSSADLGDSASQPGASAPRLGDSGAHRLLEAARAAFDAGLPRQAREAAEAVVAGPDPACRVGARLLLVELDDDISVQAALLEAAEADAAGRPDLQARVSLQRADHAFRSGSVEAALAALARAEEYALTTGDRNLRAESIAMRVPTEIQTDPERAIESLEEAEALGLGGDLTLPSIAVRKSLIIWFLRRGDVADALATAARLRADVERAGRLRDLGDVLHLVASVNERAGLCRQAHEAALLGSRLRAETGSSSVQALILSAAAELSNGSAEAAVDVAQRAIEAGTASGDSEFTGYAHAFLGRAELLLDRSSQAAHHLARGRTLMRNVGMVDPATFLVDADLAETLARCGSFAAADRILDEAQEAARRLERDVVKLGLTRARLLRHGLAADAREAADRLRAAIPTEHPYPLEIARAEVTLGELERRARRRAAARTAWESAATSYAAAGCGPWLRFVQGRLARLDTPAEPLSATERQIVELVRSGATNRQIAAALQVSVKAVEGNLTRLFRRFGVSSRAELAGAEPVARVEHV; encoded by the coding sequence GTGAAGGACGCACCAGCGATACTCGGCCGGCAGCAGACGCTCGAGAAATGCATGGCGGCGTTGGCCGCCGGCGGCGGGGTCCTGGTGAGCGGCCCGGCCGGAATCGGCAAATCGGCGTTGCTGGACGCGATCGGCTCGGCGTGCGCGGCCGCCGGGCAGCTGGTGCTGCGCAGCGCGTCGGCGGCGGCCGAGTCCTGGCTGCCCTATCTGGGCTTGTACGACCTGTTCTCCGACGCCGTCGCCTCCCGGCCCGAAGTCGTGCCCTACCACCTGCGCCCCGCCTTCGACGGCGTGCTGATGCGCACCGTCCCCGACGGCGCGGCCACCGACCAGCTGGCGATCCGCGTGGCGGTGGTCGAGGCGCTGCGCGCGCTGTCCGCCGAACGTCCGGTGCTGCTGATCCTGGACGACGTCAACTGCCTGGACTCGGCCACCGCCGAGGTCCTGGCCTTCGCCGTGCGCCGCCGCCAGGGCAGCCGCGTCCGGGTCCTGGCCGCCGAGCGGCTGTCGGAGGGACAGGAACCGACCTGGTGGGGGCTGCTGCCGGAGGACGCCGTCGAGATCGCCCTGGGCAACCTGCCCGGCCCGGTGGTCTCCGAACTGCTGCGGACCCGCCTCGGCCTGCGTCCCACGGACAAGCTGTCGCAACGGATCCGCGACGCCAGCGACGGAAACCCCTTCTACGCCTTGGAATTGGGACGCGCCGCCCTGCGTTCGGGAACGGTCGTCCAGCCCGGCGACCCGCTGCAGGTCCCCGAGCGCCTGCGCGGTCTGCTCGCCGACCGCCTGCACGCCCTGCCGCAGGCCGCCCGCGACGCGCTGCTGCTCATCTCGACGGCCGCGCGCCCGCCGCGCGAACTGCTCGCCGGCCACGAATGGGGACTGTCGCAGGCGCTGGCCTCCGGCATCATCGTCTCCGGCCGCGACCTGGAACCGCGCTTCGCACACCCGCTGCTGCGCGAGATCGTGTATGCGGACGCTGATTTAGAAGCCCGCCAGGAATGCCACGCCAAACTCGCCCACGCGCACGACGATCCGCTGGAGCGTGCGCGCCATCACGCTTTGGCGACATCGGAGGCCACCGAGGAGTTGGCCGCGGAGTTGGAGGAAGCGGCGCGGATCGCGGTGCACCGCGGGGCGCCGGGGACGGCCGCGGAGCTGTATCGGATGGCTGCGGAACGGACGCCGACGGCCGGCGGCGGCCGCGAAACCTCAACGCATGCCGACCCTGGCGCGCCAGTGGCGACCGAGACCGACACGGTGTCGGTTACTTCGACGGCGAACGGGTCGTCGGGGGTATCAGGAGTGTCGGGGGCGGCGGGGATATCGAGGGCGTCGGCGGGCTCGTCGGCGCATCCTTCCGGCTCCGGTGCGGCGAGCGATTCCGACGACCAGCCAGGAGATGCCGGCGATGCCGGCGGCACCGGCAGCGCTGACAGCCGCGATCTCGATGGCTCCTCTGCCGATCTCGGCGACTCTGCCTCCCAGCCCGGCGCCTCTGCTCCTCGCCTCGGCGACTCCGGCGCGCACCGCCTGCTCGAAGCCGCCCGCGCCGCCTTCGACGCCGGGCTGCCGCGCCAGGCGCGCGAGGCCGCCGAAGCGGTCGTGGCGGGTCCGGACCCGGCGTGCCGCGTCGGCGCGCGCCTGCTCCTGGTCGAGCTCGACGACGACATATCGGTGCAGGCCGCCCTGCTCGAAGCCGCGGAAGCCGACGCCGCCGGACGCCCGGACCTGCAGGCGCGCGTCAGCCTCCAGCGCGCCGACCACGCCTTCCGCTCCGGCTCCGTCGAGGCGGCGCTCGCCGCCCTGGCCCGCGCCGAGGAGTACGCCCTCACCACCGGCGACCGCAATCTGCGTGCCGAGTCCATAGCGATGCGCGTGCCGACCGAGATCCAGACCGACCCCGAGCGCGCCATCGAGTCGCTGGAGGAGGCCGAGGCCCTCGGCCTGGGCGGGGACCTGACCCTGCCGTCGATCGCGGTTCGCAAATCCCTGATCATCTGGTTCCTGCGTCGCGGCGACGTCGCCGACGCACTGGCCACCGCCGCCCGGCTGCGGGCCGACGTCGAGCGCGCCGGCCGGCTGCGCGACCTCGGCGACGTGCTGCACTTGGTGGCCTCGGTCAACGAACGCGCGGGCCTGTGCCGCCAGGCGCATGAAGCCGCGCTGCTGGGCAGCCGGCTGCGCGCCGAGACCGGTTCCTCCAGCGTGCAGGCGCTGATTCTCTCCGCCGCGGCGGAGCTGTCCAACGGCAGTGCGGAGGCTGCCGTGGACGTCGCTCAGCGCGCCATCGAGGCCGGCACCGCCTCCGGCGACTCGGAGTTCACCGGCTACGCGCACGCCTTCCTGGGCCGCGCCGAACTGCTTCTGGACCGCTCCTCGCAGGCCGCGCACCACCTGGCGCGCGGCAGGACCCTGATGCGCAACGTCGGCATGGTCGACCCCGCGACGTTCCTGGTCGACGCCGACCTCGCCGAGACCCTGGCCCGCTGCGGCTCCTTCGCCGCTGCCGACCGCATCCTCGACGAGGCGCAGGAAGCCGCGCGGCGTCTGGAACGCGACGTGGTGAAGCTCGGCCTGACCCGGGCCCGCCTCCTGCGCCACGGCCTGGCCGCCGACGCCCGCGAGGCGGCCGACCGCCTCCGCGCCGCCATCCCCACCGAACACCCCTATCCGCTGGAGATAGCCCGCGCCGAGGTCACCCTCGGCGAGCTGGAACGCCGTGCCCGACGCCGCGCTGCAGCCCGCACCGCGTGGGAATCGGCGGCGACCTCCTACGCGGCAGCCGGCTGCGGACCCTGGCTGCGCTTCGTCCAAGGCCGCCTGGCCCGCCTGGACACCCCGGCCGAACCTCTCAGCGCGACCGAACGCCAGATCGTGGAACTGGTCCGCTCCGGCGCCACGAACCGCCAGATAGCAGCCGCCCTCCAGGTCTCGGTGAAGGCGGTCGAAGGCAACCTGACCCGCCTGTTCCGCCGCTTCGGCGTCAGCAGCCGCGCCGAACTCGCCGGCGCCGAACCGGTGGCGCGCGTAGAGCACGTCTGA
- a CDS encoding response regulator transcription factor: MIRVLLVDDETLLRTALASLLSLSGEIEIVAQAADGLTAVALAETCDPDVIVLDLEMPGIDGIETVRRIIAARPAQAVVMLTRHGRAGVLRMALAAGVRGFLLKSVDPTELERVIIHVHSGKRWIDAEVSAAAMTDDCPLTDRELDTLRLTTEGLSVREISTRLHLASGTIRNYLSSAMQKTGGSSRHAAARVARERGWL; the protein is encoded by the coding sequence ATGATCCGCGTCCTGCTCGTCGACGACGAGACCCTCCTGCGCACCGCCCTGGCCAGCCTCCTCAGCCTGTCCGGCGAGATCGAGATCGTCGCCCAGGCCGCCGACGGCCTCACCGCCGTCGCCCTCGCCGAGACCTGCGACCCCGACGTCATCGTCCTCGACCTCGAGATGCCCGGCATCGACGGCATCGAGACCGTCCGCCGCATCATCGCCGCCCGCCCCGCCCAAGCCGTCGTCATGCTCACCCGCCACGGCCGAGCCGGCGTCCTGCGCATGGCCCTCGCCGCCGGCGTCCGCGGATTCCTCCTGAAATCCGTGGACCCCACCGAACTCGAACGCGTCATCATCCACGTCCACAGCGGCAAACGCTGGATCGACGCCGAAGTGTCCGCCGCCGCCATGACCGACGACTGCCCCCTCACCGACCGCGAACTCGACACCCTCCGCCTCACCACAGAAGGCCTCTCCGTCCGCGAAATCAGCACCCGCCTCCACCTCGCGTCCGGCACAATCCGCAACTACCTGTCCTCAGCAATGCAAAAAACCGGCGGTTCCTCCCGCCACGCCGCCGCCCGAGTGGCGCGGGAGCGCGGGTGGCTTTGA
- a CDS encoding transglycosylase SLT domain-containing protein encodes MRTPLVLGRRSRGLTLTAAALGAVAVPSIASAAPALAATPHARPAAAPALAPAPASAVAAAVAASAPAPAQAAPVAAVAPKAAAAPKAATYTVRPGDTLSGIAQSKLGDGSKYPEIFKLNTGKAQADGHKLQDPNLILIGWVLNLPNGSATPAAAKPAVQSAPAKPAQPTQKTTTQTQSYSTTSASASSYANNLDGWIKQAISILNSHGYYVSYNAIYQTVMHESAGNPSATNGWDSNAAAGHPSIGLMQTIAPTFNAYALAGHGNIYNPVDNIIAGVRYAAAVYGSLDSVVAARCGGSCWYGY; translated from the coding sequence ATGCGCACTCCCCTGGTGCTCGGCCGCCGTTCCCGCGGCCTGACCCTGACCGCCGCCGCTCTCGGCGCGGTCGCCGTCCCCTCCATCGCCTCGGCGGCTCCGGCCCTGGCCGCCACCCCCCACGCGCGTCCCGCCGCCGCCCCGGCCCTGGCGCCGGCTCCGGCCTCGGCCGTGGCCGCCGCGGTCGCCGCCTCGGCTCCCGCTCCGGCGCAGGCCGCTCCCGTCGCCGCCGTCGCGCCGAAGGCCGCCGCCGCCCCCAAGGCCGCGACCTACACCGTCCGCCCCGGCGACACTCTGTCCGGCATAGCCCAGAGCAAGCTCGGCGACGGCAGCAAGTACCCGGAGATCTTCAAGCTCAACACCGGCAAGGCGCAGGCCGACGGCCACAAGCTGCAGGACCCGAACCTGATCCTGATCGGCTGGGTCCTGAACCTGCCCAACGGCTCCGCGACCCCGGCCGCGGCCAAGCCGGCCGTGCAGTCCGCCCCGGCGAAGCCGGCCCAGCCGACGCAGAAGACCACCACCCAGACGCAGAGCTACTCGACCACCTCGGCCTCGGCCAGCTCCTACGCGAACAACCTGGACGGCTGGATCAAGCAGGCCATCTCGATCCTGAACTCCCACGGGTACTACGTCTCCTACAACGCGATCTACCAGACCGTGATGCACGAGTCGGCGGGCAACCCGAGCGCCACCAACGGCTGGGACTCCAACGCCGCCGCCGGCCACCCCTCGATCGGCCTGATGCAGACCATCGCCCCGACGTTCAACGCCTACGCGCTGGCGGGCCACGGCAACATCTACAACCCGGTGGACAACATCATCGCCGGCGTCCGCTACGCGGCGGCCGTCTACGGCTCGCTGGACTCCGTCGTCGCGGCGCGCTGCGGCGGTTCCTGCTGGTACGGGTACTGA
- a CDS encoding IS5-like element ISCaac1 family transposase, producing MPAVPSSLFDVLWDQFAALLPERPEFDPAHPWGCHRRRIPDLVVFRHVVDALVHGSGYERIASQGCSATTIRRRVKQWAHIGLAQELHRIVLAAYDTMIGLDLHDLSADGCHTKAPCKGDKAGPSPVDRAKQGLKRSTLVDGDGVPLGLASAGANRHDSKLLEPTIEAAKQQVGHLPDRATIHLDSAYNGKPCRKVLDDHHLIGEIAAKGVPAPIQVGKRWVVERSQSWMNGYGKIRRCFERDGEIVDFYLYLAAAFVTVRALIRRARKRYRWDTRPTSRRLP from the coding sequence GTGCCTGCAGTCCCATCATCTCTGTTCGATGTGTTGTGGGACCAGTTCGCAGCTCTGCTGCCCGAACGGCCCGAGTTCGACCCGGCCCATCCGTGGGGATGCCACCGCCGCCGGATACCGGACCTGGTCGTGTTCCGGCACGTCGTGGACGCCCTGGTCCACGGTTCGGGGTACGAGCGGATCGCCTCGCAAGGGTGCTCCGCGACCACCATCCGCCGCCGCGTCAAGCAATGGGCCCACATAGGCCTGGCACAGGAACTCCACCGGATTGTGCTGGCCGCCTACGACACGATGATCGGCCTGGACCTCCACGACCTGTCCGCCGACGGCTGCCACACCAAAGCCCCATGCAAAGGCGACAAGGCCGGACCCTCACCGGTCGACCGCGCCAAGCAGGGCTTGAAACGCTCCACCTTGGTCGACGGCGACGGCGTTCCGCTCGGCCTGGCCTCGGCCGGCGCCAACCGACACGACTCAAAGCTGCTGGAACCCACCATCGAGGCAGCGAAACAGCAGGTCGGACACCTACCGGACAGAGCCACGATCCACCTGGACTCCGCCTACAACGGCAAACCGTGCCGCAAGGTCCTCGACGACCACCACCTGATCGGCGAGATAGCCGCCAAGGGGGTGCCGGCTCCGATCCAGGTCGGCAAGCGATGGGTCGTGGAACGCAGCCAGAGCTGGATGAACGGCTACGGCAAGATCCGCCGCTGTTTCGAACGCGACGGCGAGATCGTCGACTTCTACCTCTACCTCGCCGCCGCGTTCGTCACCGTCCGTGCACTCATCCGCCGAGCCCGCAAGCGCTACCGCTGGGACACCCGACCGACCAGCCGCCGACTCCCCTAA
- a CDS encoding sensor histidine kinase, translating to MTPVIHGDWSDSDADIPALARMRRYTTGTVVVLVAGYVLLVAGGSRSLWSLVATLGIGALVCWQCLYWERGAPKALAAVTVSASYVLLWLILGTHGSPIGGVGFALSAGLVVTTPPFTKWPWTALAIGLGVLPALVFGAERGNVIGAGVMMASSVALFRVNRFGFGLFLDVDQARRATAELAVMRERYRFAADLHDIQGQALHVSRLKLRLADKLLAEDPAVARTHLREAEQLIADAIAETRRLAYGQRTLTFAGELANSESLIRAAGISFEVAGAAPVGHRLDELFGLVVREATTNLLRHAQAEHVAITLRPDSVRIVNDGAEEATRTLSGLARLGERFAAAGGVLVTSQEGRTFTTWARDAASDAAPDASAAPNASEAPKVSNPRGPRA from the coding sequence ATGACACCGGTGATCCACGGCGACTGGTCGGACAGCGACGCCGACATCCCCGCCCTGGCCCGGATGCGGCGGTACACGACGGGGACCGTGGTCGTTCTCGTTGCGGGGTACGTGCTCCTGGTCGCCGGGGGGAGCCGCTCGCTGTGGAGTCTGGTCGCCACGCTCGGCATCGGGGCGCTGGTCTGCTGGCAGTGCTTGTACTGGGAGCGAGGGGCGCCGAAAGCCCTCGCCGCGGTGACCGTCAGCGCTTCCTACGTCCTGCTGTGGCTCATCCTCGGGACCCACGGCAGCCCGATCGGCGGCGTCGGCTTCGCCCTGTCGGCCGGACTCGTGGTGACCACGCCGCCGTTCACGAAGTGGCCGTGGACCGCCCTGGCCATCGGCCTCGGGGTATTGCCCGCGCTGGTCTTCGGGGCGGAACGCGGCAATGTCATCGGCGCGGGCGTCATGATGGCGAGCTCCGTGGCGCTGTTCCGCGTCAACCGCTTCGGGTTCGGGCTCTTCCTGGACGTCGACCAAGCGCGGCGCGCGACGGCCGAACTCGCCGTCATGCGCGAGCGTTACCGCTTCGCCGCCGATCTGCACGACATCCAGGGGCAGGCGCTGCATGTCAGCCGTCTGAAGCTCCGGCTGGCGGACAAGCTGCTCGCCGAGGACCCGGCCGTCGCCAGAACGCATCTGCGCGAAGCCGAGCAGCTCATCGCGGACGCGATCGCCGAGACCCGGCGGCTGGCCTACGGGCAGCGGACGCTGACGTTCGCCGGGGAGTTGGCCAACTCCGAGTCGCTCATCCGGGCGGCCGGGATCTCGTTCGAGGTCGCCGGCGCGGCGCCGGTCGGCCACCGGCTGGATGAGCTGTTCGGCCTCGTGGTGCGTGAGGCGACCACCAACCTGCTGCGCCACGCTCAAGCCGAGCACGTCGCCATCACACTGCGGCCGGACTCGGTGCGCATCGTCAACGACGGCGCGGAGGAGGCGACACGCACGCTGAGCGGTCTGGCGCGCCTGGGGGAGCGGTTCGCCGCAGCCGGCGGCGTGCTGGTGACGTCGCAGGAGGGGCGGACGTTCACGACGTGGGCGCGGGATGCGGCGAGTGATGCGGCGCCTGACGCGTCTGCCGCGCCTAATGCATCTGAAGCGCCGAAGGTGTCCAACCCACGAGGCCCACGCGCATGA
- a CDS encoding DsbA family oxidoreductase, which produces MRVEIWSDVACPWCYIGKARFEQGLQAFDHKDDVEVVFRSFELDPQRAKGDTVQVLPMLAGKYGMSIEQAKQAEARVAANAADAGLGYLAEGRDHGNTFDIHRVLHFAKTRGKQNELLDLAYEANFADERSIFDDDRLIELAVKAGLDETEVRTVLADATAFAADVRADEQEAQALGANGVPFFVLDRKFGVSGGQPAEVFTQALQEAWAAHTPALKLVGEAASPDGAVCGPDGCEIP; this is translated from the coding sequence GTGCGCGTCGAGATCTGGAGTGACGTCGCCTGCCCCTGGTGCTACATCGGCAAGGCACGCTTCGAGCAGGGCCTGCAGGCCTTCGACCACAAGGACGACGTCGAAGTGGTCTTCCGCTCCTTCGAGCTGGACCCGCAGCGCGCCAAGGGCGACACCGTCCAGGTCCTGCCGATGCTGGCGGGCAAGTACGGCATGAGCATCGAGCAGGCCAAGCAGGCCGAGGCCCGCGTCGCCGCCAACGCCGCCGACGCCGGCCTGGGCTACCTGGCCGAGGGCCGCGACCACGGCAACACCTTCGACATCCACCGCGTCCTGCACTTCGCCAAGACCCGCGGCAAGCAGAACGAACTCCTGGACCTGGCCTACGAAGCGAACTTCGCCGACGAGCGCTCCATCTTCGACGACGACCGCCTCATCGAACTCGCCGTCAAAGCCGGCCTCGACGAAACCGAGGTCCGCACCGTCCTCGCCGACGCAACAGCCTTCGCCGCCGACGTCCGCGCCGACGAACAAGAAGCCCAAGCACTCGGCGCCAACGGCGTCCCCTTCTTCGTCCTCGACCGCAAGTTCGGCGTCTCCGGCGGCCAACCCGCCGAAGTCTTCACCCAAGCCCTCCAAGAGGCATGGGCAGCACACACCCCGGCACTGAAGCTCGTCGGCGAGGCGGCGTCTCCGGACGGCGCTGTGTGTGGACCGGACGGCTGCGAGATTCCGTAG
- a CDS encoding ABC transporter ATP-binding protein — MEPSTRETIIEARAVSFAYRAKSGPAKKPHVAVRDVDLRIRRGELYALLGTNGAGKTTTLEVLEGHRAATSGQVTVLGGAPSDRRHIRPRMGIMLQDSGLAAELSVRESVALAGAISGRRDDVGKVLERVGISHRGGTRVAQLSGGEKRRVDFAMAIWGGPELVFLDEPTTGLDPASREALWSVVEDLKADGATFVLTTHYLEEAEKHADRVGLMHAGSIRREGTVAELTEGGVSTIRFVPPGAVSDIPIPLARTENGLAVIETRQVQQDVTALMTWAAEHDHRLARFTVRESGLDDIFRSLRHEAPEAADPSSSYERTNA; from the coding sequence ATGGAGCCATCCACACGGGAAACCATCATCGAGGCACGGGCGGTGAGCTTCGCCTATCGGGCGAAGTCCGGACCGGCGAAGAAGCCTCACGTCGCCGTCCGGGACGTCGATCTGCGCATCCGGCGCGGCGAACTCTATGCGCTGCTGGGTACGAACGGCGCGGGCAAGACCACGACGCTCGAAGTGCTCGAAGGCCACCGCGCGGCGACGTCCGGCCAGGTCACAGTCCTGGGAGGCGCTCCGTCCGACCGGCGGCACATCCGGCCGCGCATGGGCATCATGCTCCAGGACTCCGGACTCGCCGCCGAGCTCAGCGTGCGCGAGAGCGTGGCGCTGGCCGGAGCGATCTCGGGACGCCGTGACGACGTCGGGAAGGTGCTGGAACGCGTGGGCATCAGCCATCGCGGCGGCACGCGCGTCGCGCAGCTCTCCGGCGGGGAGAAGCGGCGCGTCGACTTCGCGATGGCGATCTGGGGCGGTCCGGAACTGGTCTTCCTCGACGAGCCGACGACCGGTCTGGACCCCGCGTCGCGCGAGGCGCTGTGGTCGGTCGTCGAAGACCTGAAGGCCGACGGCGCCACCTTCGTCCTGACGACCCACTACCTGGAGGAGGCTGAGAAGCACGCCGATCGCGTGGGGCTGATGCACGCCGGCTCGATCCGGCGCGAGGGCACGGTCGCGGAGCTGACCGAGGGCGGCGTCAGCACGATCCGTTTCGTGCCGCCCGGCGCCGTCAGCGACATCCCGATCCCGTTGGCGAGGACGGAGAACGGCTTGGCGGTGATCGAGACCCGGCAAGTGCAGCAAGACGTGACCGCACTGATGACCTGGGCAGCCGAGCACGATCACCGGCTGGCGCGATTCACCGTCCGCGAATCAGGACTCGACGACATCTTCCGCTCGCTACGGCACGAGGCACCGGAAGCGGCAGACCCGTCATCAAGCTACGAGAGGACGAACGCGTGA